The following proteins are co-located in the Paralichthys olivaceus isolate ysfri-2021 chromosome 10, ASM2471397v2, whole genome shotgun sequence genome:
- the LOC109646302 gene encoding trichohyalin isoform X4, translating into MEQQERAELQWEVCRLQEKLAESQAEREELESRSRALNDRLCQSVSPSLALSMHMEGEQREWRRRVREGREREARQALLIHRLQNKVVEYRDRCQRLDLQLQNQHTQLINTEQRIRDEHSDSLESTLIRLEEEQQRSVGLAETNALLREQLGQSEHANQALRQDLQKLTADWSRAVEEAEQRESDWLREKKCVSGGVGHHQAQLLSVWRSVVSLRRVCHSVKTAADRDLWQLRAEFSRLSSSLLSSCDSVSSALRLNAPHIQLSPSSSSLPPPDLAPPSPLSSTLSSTLLLPHPDSSDSEPPLVSSSSLGTFVLAELEQRREELERPLQETEVSQLKERIVELSRSLQEEHVLREEREREVERHRETERSLQSVSRAVISLSRVLSSCSRSVCVSSDSVLSLDLSSLLSVLSQTESTLQRRHQELQGAELSLRRLSEENTTLQLRMKQLKDDNQQLQTHTKHSQLELTHTLDTLSREREMLSSLRLQVEEVQMSEEEVRRENNRLRSERERQEERNRRLETETHRRYPAFIRRVETELLENVQLTERDSLQRMEIHTLKGALEREQLDKQRAEEETADARDALQKSRECVLRLSSVECALKQEVDEGRDAVDKMATLNSALESDKRELNKQLLQLGCDLTDSQSQLHALRSEVSSLHKEVKTLTSDCSQLRAHKELEADIVHQLRERGSEMERIMEEKKRELASLMEERENDGRQQEEMSSRFALVCAELKEAQEQLQRTREKERKREQEEQERESRRQQERESRRQQEDKELLELRSLSVSLHQQLAQQQKHLSQSEVDRCQLITHVQTVQDVKQTLQGEMACLREELEEMTARRERSEEEREVLKEKMERLTEEVEELRRTRMEEEEERKKERAAWQREREALNEDLGMRDGEVEALRRRKEGLTEEKEERQREVERLTGELMERTMQISQMMERIQRAERERENLEEEVKKTELSLREEEVRREDRRREDERQKEKEIEALCDRMERLEREKEEREGEGERWRMRVEEVEEEISTLRKREEEERGTVERLLGRVEEVKREREEERKKNERLKEEKEEAVGGLSKRLKENVGEMELLRVRLNVAKEEYEEVKEEVQRRERSLERQMNAVREREEEVEELKERLRLLEEQEEEGVREQEEVKEKLKLMQEREEQLEILLRETQDLLEEERREGGEKDDRISLLVRELQEAQAESDGVKRRVREDEEVNDRLEEEVKEWREKVKLSTTESTKISSLLKEREEEVQQLREEREEERKEKEEERREREERRRRMDIKLMELEEEKRGLEEEREQEREEKRRLEEKVKEVKEEQEEEREEKRRMENRLRVMQEEREVEEKELWRVKEEKRRLEDKLKERLKEMELQREVLRSKEEEKRKLEDEVKKTKEEQGEKRDQHLLVEERGRARVRELEEEKTGLMVELRKREREVTALMEEVKREQREKKDAQEEVQREQRRSEETLDKWRQTEEIEEELRRSEREVSLLTEEVQEAQREKKGVQKELMRRREEVTDLREELQRERDGAQEELRRRREEVTGAQREKEELEEKLKRMEGEMMALREEVQREQRKNEETEEKLRQTEEVQEELRRRERQMFVLREEVQAEEREKKGVQKELMRRMEEMTALKEEVKREQRKKEETEKNLRRTDEEVITLGEEVHRERRRREEVQEELRGAQQSVEVMTENLRSLQSQVCDLSRSKERSKQEVKEKEQERQQMKEGLREALEEMTKLKVLLQESHTEGERLRSALKDKKEEVENLRTVREEVERQREEVEKERGQLEELRARTKALERRRREVIEGLEEALHAKEKAEEYRREAEECWRSRLEEMEEEKRVKLREIQTVKERHEEVVKEWTARREVEESRAELSRVRATAAMLEEERDGQEEEEQITSLLQEKKEVKRLLRLRETEVDTLTRRTEELEKDRDRVRLALERTEAAVIDYKERSHQQEQSSGERPNSGEGVGDRLVVLQRLVAELELEQKRLSKKNSHLENTKEKLKRERHTLRDTLRQESTDTTEEERLQSRVMELEEQVSQLHLSLAVDQQQRAEFIQQSSRNSEWLLSLRHDLSDSLAIVTHCPIPSVLESETQRLDRSLKEEELRMSLSQS; encoded by the exons atggagcagcaggagagggCGGAGCTCCAATGGGAGGTGTGTCGTCTGCAGGAGAAGCTGGCGGAGAGTCAGGCAGAAAGAGAGGAGCTGGAGTCGAGGAGCAGAGCTCTGAACGacagg ctgtgtCAGTCAGTGTCTCCCTCGCTTGCCCTCTCTATGCATATGGAGGGGGAGCAGAGGGAGTGGAGGAGGCGGGTgagggaagggagagagagggaggccaGACAGGCCCTGCTCATCCACCGCCTGCAGAACAAG GTGGTGGAGTACAGAGATCGATGTCAGCGTCTGGATCTTCAGCTGCagaatcaacacacacaactcatCAACACTGAG CAGAGGATCAGAGATGAACACAGTGACTCTCTTGAGAGCACCCTCATCAGGCTGGAAGAGGAacagcagag gtcaGTCGGTCTGGCTGAGACCAACGCTCTCTTGCGGGAGCAActcggccaatcagagcacGCCAACCAGGCCCTGAGGCAGGACCTCCAGAAGCTGACAGCTGATTGGTCAAGAGCTGTGGAAGAGGCGGAGCAGAGAGagtctgattggctgagagagaagaag tgtgtgtcaGGTGGTGTGGGTCATCATCAGGCTCAGTTGTTGTCTGTGTGGAGATCTGTGGTTTCTCTGAGACGAGTCTGTCACTCTGTCAAAACTGCAGCCGACAG GGACCTATGGCAGCTGAGGGCGGAGTTTTCTCGTCTCTCGTCGTCTCTTCTGTCCAGCTGTGACTCTGTCTCCTCCGCCCTGAGACTCAATGCTCCTCACATCCaactctccccctcctcctcctctctgcctccccctgaCCTcgctcccccctctcctctctcctccactctctcctccactctgctcctCCCTCATCCAGACTCCTCGGACTCTGagcctcctctcgtctcctcttcttctctgggaACCTTCGTGTTGGCGGAgttggagcagaggagggaggagctggagcgccccctgcaggagaCTGAAGTGTCACAGCTGAAGGAGCG GATTGTGGAGCTCTCTCGCTCGCTGCAGGAGGAGCATGttctgagggaggagagagagagagaggtagagaggcacagagagacagagagaagtctTCAGTCCGTCAGTCGAGCTGTGATCAGTCTG TCCAGAGTCCTGAGCAGCTGCAGtcgttctgtgtgtgtgtcctcggacAGCGTCCTCAGTCTAGACCTGTCCTCCCTGCTGTCTGTCCTGTCTCAGACAGAGAGCACCCTCCAGAGGAGACACCAGGAACTGCAG ggggcGGAGCTCTCTCTGCGGCGGCTCAGTGAGGAAAACACAACCCTGCAGCTCCGAATGAAACAACTGAAAGACGACAACCAGCagcttcagacacacacaaaacactctCAGCtggagctcacacacactctggacaCACTGAGCAG GGAGCGCGAGATGTTGTCTTCGCTGCgtctgcaggtggaggaggtgcagaTGAGcgaagaggaggtgaggagggagaACAACAGActgaggagtgagagagagagacaggaggagaggaacagacgcctggagacagaaacacacagacggTACCCTGCCTTTATCAGAAG AGTTGAGACGGAGTTGTTGGAGAATGTTCAGCTGACGGAGAGAGACTCTCTTCAGCGGATGGAAATTCACACTCtgaag GGGGCGctggagagagagcagctggacaagcagagagcagaagaagagacTGCGGACGCCAGAGACGCTCTGCAGAAG TCCAGGGAGTGTGTTCTACGTCTGTCGTCCGTCGAGTGTGCGTTGAAGCAGGAGGTGGACGAGGGACGTGACGCCGTTGACAAGATGGCCACCCTGAACTCGGCCTTGGAATCAGACAAGCGAGAGctgaacaaacagctgctgcag CTGGGGTGTGATCTGAcagacagccaatcacagctgcacgctctgaggtcagaggtcagctctCTGCACAAAGAGGTCAAGACCCTCACCAGCGACTGCAGCCAACTCAG AGCTCACAAGGAGCTGGAGGCCGACATTGTTCATcaactgagagaaagagggtcagagatggagagaataatggaggagaagaagagagagttgGCCTctctgatggaggagagagagaatgatggacggcagcaggaggag ATGTCCTCTAGGTTTGCATTGGTGTGTGCGGAGCTGAAGGAGGCGCAAGAGCAGCTGCAGCGGacgagagagaaggagaggaagagagagcaggaggagcaggagagagagagcaggaggcagcaggagagagagagcaggaggcagcaggaggacaaggagctgctggagctcag gtctcTGTCGGTGtctctccaccagcagctcgctcagcagcagaaacatcTGTCGCAGTCAGAGGTCGACAGATGTCAGCTGATCACACACGTTCAAACCGTACAGGACGTCAAACAAACCCTGCagg gagAGATGGCGTGTCTGAGAGAAGAGCTAGAGGAAATGACAGCCAGGAGAGaaaggagtgaggaggagagggaggtgctgaaagagaagatggagagactgacagaggaggtggaggagctgaggagaacaaggatggaggaggaagaggagagaaaaaaggagagagcgGCCTGGCAAAGAGAAAGGGAGGCTCTGAATGAGGACTTGGGGATGAGGGATGGAGAGGTGGAAGCACTGAGGAGGCGCAAAGAGGGATTGactgaggaaaaggaggagaggcagagggaggtggagagactGACTGGGGAGTTGATGGAGAGGACTATGCAAATCAGCCAGATGATGGAGAGAATACagcgagcagagagagagagggagaacctggaggaggaggtgaagaagacaGAGCTGAGtttaagagaggaggaggtgaggagggaggacaggaggagagaggacgagaggcagaaggaaaaagagattgAGGCACTCTGTGACCGGATGGAGAGAttagagagggagaaggaggagagagagggggagggggagagatggaggatgagagtggaggaagtggaggaggagatcagCACACTGAGAAaacgagaggaggaagagagggggactGTTGAGCGACTGCTTggcagagtggaggaggtgaagagggagagagaggaggagaggaaaaaaaacgagagactgaaagaggagaaggaggaagctGTAGGAGGACTGTCGAAGAGGCTGAAGGAGAATGTGGGGGAGATGGAGCTTCTGAGGGTGAGGCTGAACGTGGCGAAGGAGGAGtatgaggaggtgaaggaggaggtgcagcGGAGGGAGCGCAGCCTGGAGCGACAGATGAACGccgtgagagagagggaggaggaagtggaggagctgaaggagcGACTGAGGCtgttggaggagcaggaggaggagggagtgagagagcaggaggaggtgaaggagaaaCTGAAGCtgatgcaggagagagaggagcagctggagatACTGCTGAGAGAAACCCAGGATCTcctggaagaggagagaagagagggaggagaaaaagatgaCAGGATCTCCCTCTTGGTtagagagctgcaggaggctcaGGCCGAGTCCGATGGAGTGAAGAGAAGAGTAAGAGAGGACGAGGAGGTAAACGACAGGctagaggaggaggtgaaggagtgGAGAGAGAAGGTCAAGCTGAGTACGACAGAGTCAACAAAGATCAGCAGTCTTCTAAAAGaacgagaggaggaggtgcagcagctgagagaggagagagaggaggagaggaaagaaaaggaggaggagaggagagagagagaggaaaggagaaggaggatgGACATCAAGCTGATGgagttggaggaggagaagagggggctggaggaggagcgagAGCAagaaagggaggagaagaggaggctggaggagaaagtgaaggaggtaaaggaggagcaggaggaagagagggaagaaaagaggaggatggagaacAGACTGAGGGtgatgcaggaggagagagaggtcgAGGAGAAGGAGTTGTGGagggtgaaggaggagaagaggagactTGAGGATAAACTGAAAGAGAGGTTGAAAGAAATGGAGTTACAGAGGGAGGTGCTGAGAAgtaaagaagaggagaagaggaagctaGAAGATGAAGTGAAGAAGACCAAAGAGGAGcaaggagaaaagagagatcaGCACCTGCTGGtggaggagcgagggagggcCAGAGTCAGAGAgctagaggaggagaagacaggaCTGATGGTGGagctgaggaagagagagagggaggtgacagcactgatggaggaggtgaaaagagaacaaagagagaaaaaggatgCACAAGAGGAGGTCCAGAGGGAGCAAAGAAGGAGTGAGGAGACCCTTGATAAGTGGAGGCAGACGGAGGAAATAGAGGAGGAACTGAGGAGGAGTGAAAGGGAGGTGTCTTTACTTACAGAGGAGGTCCAAGAAGCACAGAGGGAAAAGAAGGGGGTGCAGAAGGAActaatgaggaggagagaagaggtgaCAGATCTCAGAGAGGAgttgcagagggagagagatggagcacaggaggagctgaggagaaggagagaggaggtaaCTGGAGcacaaagagagaaggaggagttaGAGGAAAAGCTGAAGAGGATGGAGGGGGAGATGATGGCTCTGAGGGAGGAGGTGCAGAGGGAACAAAGAAAGAATGAGGAAACCGAAGAGAAGTTGAGGCAGACGGAGGAAgtacaggaggagctgaggaggagagagaggcagatgtTTGTACTAAGAGAGGAGGTACAAgcggaagagagggagaagaaggggGTGCAGAAGGAGCTtatgaggaggatggaggagatgacagctctgaaggaggaggtgaaaagagaacaaagaaagaaggaggagacagagaagaatcTGCGGAGGACAGATGAAGAGGTGATAACTCTCGGAGAGGAGGTGCAcagggagcggaggaggagggaggaggtgcaggaggagctgagaggagcTCAGCAGAGTGTAGAGGTGATGACGGAGAACCTGCGCTCCCTGCAGAGTCAG gTGTGTGACCTGAGTCGGAGCAAGGAGCGATCTAAGCAGgaagtgaaggagaaggagcaggagaggcaGCAGATGAAGGAGGGACTGAGGGAGGCGCTGGAGGAGATGACCAAACTCAAAGTGCTCCTGCAG GAGAGccacacagagggagagcgaCTGAGGAGCGCTCTGAAGGACaagaaagaggaggtggagaaccTGAGGACTGTCAGAGAGGAGGTTGAGcgacagagggaggaggttgAGAAGGAAAGAGGACAGTTGGAGGAGCTGAGAGCAAGAACCAAGGccctggagaggaggaggagggaggtgataGAGGGGCTGGAGGAAGCTCTTCATGCTAAGGAGAAGGCAGAGGAGTACAGGAGGGAGGCTGAGGAGTGTTGGAGGAGTAgattggaggagatggaggaggaaaagcGGGTGAAGCTGAGAGAAATCCAGACGGTGAaggagagacatgaggaggTGGTGAAGGAGTGGACGGccaggagggaggtggaggagagcagGGCTGAGCTGAGCCGGGTCAGAGCCACAGCGGCCatgttggaggaggagagagatggacag gaggaggaggagcagatcacgtctctgctgcaggagaagaaggaggtgaagaggcTGCTGAGGCTCCGAGAAACTgag GTGGACACTCTCACTCGGAggacagaggagctggagaaggacaGAGATCGAGTCCGATTGGCTCTGGAGAGAACTGAGGCAGCTGTGATTGACTACAAGGAGAGAAGCCACCAACAGGAGCAGAGCTCAGGGGAGAGACCAAACTCAGGAGAG ggtgTGGGGGACAGACTCGTTGTCCTCCAGCGTCTCGTTGCTGAACTCGAACTCGAACAAAAACGACTGAGCAAGAAAAACTCACATCtggaaaatacaaaagaaaaattgaagagagagagacacacactgagagacacactgagacag gagTCTACagacaccacagaagaagagcgTCTGCAGAGTCGGGtgatggagctggaggagcag GTGAGTCAGCTCCATCTCTCATTGGCTGTGGATCAACAGCAGAGGGCGGAGTTTATCCAGCAGTCGTCCAGAAACAGCGAGTGGCTGCTGTCCCTAAGACATGACCTCAGTGATTCGCTCGCCATCGTCACGCACTGTCCAATCCCATCAGTCCTGGAGTCTGAGACGCAGCGATTGGACCGCagtctgaaggaggaggagctgaggatgtCGCTCAGCCAATCGTAA